One genomic segment of Oenanthe melanoleuca isolate GR-GAL-2019-014 chromosome 5, OMel1.0, whole genome shotgun sequence includes these proteins:
- the LOC130254090 gene encoding myosin heavy chain IB-like: MARGMGGGGPGRMQTGKGGEKDARGEPSPAPPRWCRRSGCWRRARRGGGPGRALSRDGDGAGPRRAGPGRAAPFRRHTAAASWGSPGRSERSRGAYTAGGRGRARGRSAVSRAAGSTVASPGRAAAAPEDGKQCQESRSCRLTPALLPGLSGSLSIMPPLPAVPAGFGKKQGTGCTYLFSKPASSFRSQRGRYILGDPAALLHC; encoded by the exons ATGGCGAGGGGGATGGGGGGGGGAGGACCGGGGAGGATGCAGACAGGAAAAGGCGGCGAGAAAGACGCGCGgggggagcccagcccagcgccGCCGAGGTGGTGCCGCCGCTCGGGCTGTTGGCGCCGTGCGCGGCgcgggggcgggccgggccgcgccctCAGCCGGGACGGGGAcggggccgggccccgccgggccgggccgggccgggccgctcCGTTCCGCCGCCACACGGCAGCCGCGTCCTGGGGCAGCCCGGGCCGGAGCGAGCGCAGCCGCGGAGCTTA TACCGCAGGAGGCAGGGGGAGAGCCCGAGGACGGTCCGCGGTTTCCCGTGCTGCAGGTAGCACGGTGGCCTCTCCCGGCAGGGCGGCAGCTGCCCCCGAGGACGGAAAGCAGTGccaggaaagcaggagctgccgTCTGACTCCGGCTCTCCTGCCTGGCCTCTCCGGCTCTCTCAGCATCATGCCGCCGCTTCCAGCAGTCCCCGCTGGTTTTGGGAAGAAGCAAGGGACAGGTTGCACCTACCTCTTCTCTAAACCAGCTTCCAGTTTCAG GAGTCAACGTGGGAGATACATACTAGGAgatcctgcagccctgcttcaTTGTTGA